In one window of Erythrolamprus reginae isolate rEryReg1 chromosome 1, rEryReg1.hap1, whole genome shotgun sequence DNA:
- the CD24 gene encoding signal transducer CD24, with product MGRALAWRLVFGLFLLALLSPSQGEVNKTSTDAPNINSSVTTVSLITNTTKGHGNYLQPTTGLFILSVSLLYFC from the exons ATGGGCAGGGCGCTGGCTtggcggctcgtcttcgggctttttCTCCTGGCGCTGCTTTCCCCCTCTCAG gGAGAAGTTAATAAAACAAGTACTGATGCACCAAATATTAATTCATCTGTGACTACTGTGTCACTTATCACAAACACCACCAAGGGACATGGAAATTACCTTCAGCCAACTACTGGCCTCTTCATACTTTCAGTCTCTCTCCTGTACTTTTGTTAA